One genomic region from Streptomyces sp. NBC_00457 encodes:
- a CDS encoding aliphatic sulfonate ABC transporter substrate-binding protein yields MPATFAVRRTLAVIAALPLLTLAACGYGSQAEDDGTAKVAAGAEKIDGLDSVRIGYFGNLTHGTALVGANKGYFQKALGATEAQYQIFNAGPSEIEALNSDSIDIGWIGPSPAINGYTASGGKNLRIIGGSASGGVKLVVDPEKIKSLKDVKGKKIATPQLGNTQDVAFLNWVSEQGWRVDAESGKGDVSVVRTDNKITPDAYKSGSIDGAWVPEPTASKLVAEGGKVLLDESDLWPDKKFVITNIIVRQEFLKEHPKAVEAVLKASVEANKWINANPDEAKAAANKQLETDSGKALPAEVIDPAWTSIQFTDDPLAATLNTEAEHAVKAGLLEKPDLKGIYDLTLLNKVLKAEGESTVDDAGLGAS; encoded by the coding sequence GGTGATCGCCGCGCTCCCCCTCCTCACCCTCGCCGCCTGCGGCTACGGCTCTCAGGCCGAGGACGACGGCACCGCCAAGGTGGCCGCGGGAGCGGAGAAGATCGACGGTCTCGACTCCGTCCGGATCGGCTACTTCGGGAACCTGACCCACGGGACCGCGCTGGTGGGCGCGAACAAGGGCTACTTCCAGAAGGCGCTCGGCGCGACCGAGGCCCAGTACCAGATCTTCAACGCCGGTCCCTCCGAGATCGAGGCGCTGAACTCCGACTCCATCGACATCGGCTGGATCGGCCCCTCCCCTGCGATCAACGGCTACACCGCGTCGGGCGGCAAGAACCTGCGCATCATCGGCGGTTCGGCGTCCGGCGGTGTGAAGCTGGTCGTCGACCCGGAGAAGATCAAGTCCCTGAAGGACGTCAAGGGCAAGAAGATCGCGACTCCTCAGCTGGGCAACACACAGGACGTGGCGTTCCTCAACTGGGTCTCGGAGCAGGGCTGGAGGGTCGACGCGGAGAGCGGCAAGGGCGATGTCTCCGTGGTCCGCACCGACAACAAGATCACGCCGGACGCCTACAAGTCCGGCTCCATCGACGGTGCCTGGGTGCCGGAGCCGACCGCGTCCAAGCTGGTCGCCGAGGGCGGCAAGGTGCTGCTGGACGAGTCGGACCTGTGGCCGGACAAGAAGTTCGTGATCACGAACATCATCGTGCGGCAGGAATTCCTCAAGGAGCACCCGAAGGCCGTCGAGGCGGTGCTGAAGGCCTCGGTCGAGGCCAACAAGTGGATCAACGCCAACCCGGACGAGGCCAAGGCCGCGGCGAACAAGCAGCTGGAGACGGACTCGGGCAAGGCGCTGCCCGCCGAGGTCATCGACCCGGCCTGGACGTCGATCCAGTTCACCGACGACCCGCTGGCCGCCACCCTCAACACCGAGGCGGAGCACGCGGTCAAGGCCGGCCTGCTGGAGAAGCCCGACCTCAAGGGCATCTACGACCTCACGCTGCTCAACAAGGTCCTCAAGGCCGAGGGCGAGAGCACCGTCGACGACGCCGGTCTCGGCGCGAGCTGA
- a CDS encoding ABC transporter ATP-binding protein codes for MSSQEVTTMATTTTLAKAADDAATAAHAARIEHVSKSFPGPAGQQLVLDDISIDVAPGEFVTLLGASGCGKSTLLNLVAGLDAPTAGSITTDGRPALMFQEHALFPWLTAGKNIELALKLRGVAKNERRDKAEELLELVRLKGAHGKRVHELSGGMRQRVALARALAQESRLLLMDEPFAALDAITRDVLHDELTRIWAETGVSVLFVTHNVREAVRLAQRVILLSSRPGRIAREWTVGIPQPRRIEDAPVAELSVEITEVLRGEIRRHGQH; via the coding sequence ATGAGTTCCCAGGAGGTGACGACCATGGCCACGACCACGACCCTCGCCAAGGCCGCAGACGACGCCGCGACGGCCGCACACGCCGCCCGGATCGAGCACGTCTCGAAGTCGTTTCCGGGCCCCGCCGGGCAGCAGCTCGTGCTGGACGACATCAGCATCGATGTCGCGCCCGGCGAGTTCGTCACGCTCCTGGGGGCCTCGGGCTGCGGCAAGTCCACGCTGCTGAACCTGGTGGCCGGGCTCGACGCGCCCACCGCCGGGTCCATCACCACGGACGGCCGCCCGGCCCTGATGTTCCAGGAGCACGCCCTCTTCCCGTGGCTGACCGCGGGCAAGAACATCGAACTCGCCCTCAAACTCAGGGGCGTCGCGAAGAACGAGCGCCGCGACAAGGCCGAGGAACTCCTCGAACTCGTCCGGCTCAAGGGCGCGCACGGCAAGCGGGTGCACGAGCTGTCCGGCGGTATGCGCCAGCGCGTCGCCCTGGCCCGCGCGCTCGCCCAGGAGAGCCGGCTGCTGCTGATGGACGAGCCGTTCGCGGCGCTGGACGCCATCACGCGGGACGTCCTGCACGACGAGCTGACCCGGATCTGGGCGGAGACCGGGGTGTCCGTTCTCTTCGTCACGCACAACGTGCGTGAGGCGGTGCGGCTCGCGCAGCGCGTCATCCTGCTGTCGTCGCGGCCCGGCCGGATCGCCCGCGAGTGGACGGTCGGCATCCCGCAGCCCCGCCGCATCGAGGACGCGCCCGTGGCGGAACTGTCCGTCGAGATCACCGAAGTACTGCGTGGGGAGATCCGCCGTCATGGCCAGCACTGA